The genomic segment ACCCCGACAGCGATCTGCGCTACGCGGATCCGCAGGCGGCGCTGTTCTCCTTCAACTCGGCGTACGGCGCGTGCGAAACCTGCCGCGGCTTTGGCCGCGTGATCGGCGTCGATCTCGGCCTCGTGATTCCCGACGCGCGCAAGACGCTGCGCGGCGGCGCGATCAAGCCGATGCAGACGCCCGCCTGGAAGGAATGCCAGGACGACCTGATGCGCCATGCGGCGAAGGCGGGCATTCGGCGCGATACGCCGTGGGCCGAGCTGTCGGACGAAGAGCGGGACTGGGTCGTCAACGGCTCGCCGGACTGGAACGGCAAGTGGCAGAGCCAGTGGTACGGCGTGAAGCGCTTCTTCGGCTACCTCGAATCGAAAGCGTACAAGATGCATATCCGCGTGCTGCTGTCGAAATACCGCAGCTACACGCCTTGCGAGGTGTGCGGCGGCGCGCGCCTGAAGACGGAAGCGCTGCTGTGGCGGCTCGGCACGAAGGCGAACGCCGACGCGGTGCTCGCGAGCGCCGATCGCTTCATGCCGCGCGGCGTCGACTGGACCCGCGCGCAGCTCGAAGCGCTGCCGGGCCTGACGGTGCACGACCTGATGCTGCTGCCGATCGAGCGCATTCGCCGCTTCTTCGACGACATCAGCCTGCCGAGCGCGCTGCTCGACGATGCGCTGAAGCTGCTGCTCGCCGAGGTGCGCACGCGGCTGAAGTATCTGTGCGACGTGGGGCTCGGCTATCTGACGCTCGACCGGCAGAGCCGCACGCTGTCGGGCGGCGAGGTGCAGCGGATCAACCTGACGACGGCGCTCGGCACGTCGCTCACGAAGACGCTCTTCGTGCTCGACGAGCCGAGCATCGGGCTGCATCCGCGCGACCTGAACCGGATCGTCGAGGCGATGCAGCGCCTGCGCGACGCGGGCAATACGCTCGTCGTCGTCGAACACGATCCGTCGGTGATGCTCGCGGCCGACCGGCTGATCGACATGGGCCCCGGCCCGGGTGAGCGCGGCGGCACGATCGTCTACGACGGCACGCCCGGCGACATCCGCTCGGCCCAGACGCTGACGGGCGAGTATCTCGGCGGCCGCAAGCACGTCGCGCACGCGTCGCACTGGTCGCGCCGGCCCGTGGACGCGCACACGCCGCGCATCGTGCTCGAGGGCGCGAGCGAGCATAATCTGCGCGACGTGACGGTCGAGATTCCGTTGCGGCGGCTCGTTTGCGTGACCGGCGTGTCGGGTTCCGGCAAATCTACGCTGTTGCAGGACGTGCTCTATCCGGCGATGGCGCGGCACTTCGGCAAGGCCACCGAGTCGCCGGGCGCGTACCGCCGCCTCGCGGGCGCGGAGCAGGTGAGCGATGTCGTGTTCGTCGACCAGTCGCCGATCGGCAAGACCACGCGCTCGAATCCGGCGAGCTATGTCGGCGCGTTCGACGAGATCCGCAAGCTGTTCGCGAAGGCGCCGCTCGCGCTGCAACGCGGCTACGGCGCGGGCACGTTCAGCTTCAACTCGGGCGACGGCCGCTGCCCGACGTGCGGCGGCTCCGGCTTCGAGCACATCGAGATGCAGTTCCTGAGCGACGTCTACCTGCGCTGCCCGGACTGCGACGGCCGGCGCTACCGAGCCGAGATTCTCGAAGTTCGGATCGAGCGCGGCGGCCGCGCGCTCAGCGTTGCCGACGTGCTCGATCTGACCGTCAGCGAGGCCGCGGCGTGCTTCGCCGCCGACGCCGAGGTGTTGCGCGTGCTGCAGCCGATCGTCGACGTCGGGCTCGAATACGTGAAGCTCGGCCAGCCGGTGCCGACGCTGTCGGGTGGCGAAGCGCAGCGCCTGAAACTGGCGGGCTTTCTCGCCGAATCCGCGAAAACCGGCGGCGTGCGCCGGACCGACGCGAGACAGGCGCGCACCGCGCGTCTTTTCATGTTCGACGAGCCGACCACGGGGCTGCACTTCGACGACATCGCGAAGCTGATGCAGGCGTTCGGCAAGCTGCTCGCGGCAGGCCATTCGCTGATCGTGATCGAGCACAATCTCGACGTGATCCGCGCGGCCGACTGGCTGATCGACCTCGGCCCTGAAGGCGGCGACGGCGGCGGCCTCGTGCTGTGCGCGGGCACGCCCGACGAAGTGAAAGCCTGCGCCGGCTCGCATACCGGCGCGGCGCTGTTGCACTACGACCGCGCAATGGGCGCCGAAGCCGAGTCCGCCGACCAGGGCATACCGTTGCAGACTGCGCTGAACGCGGCGCGTGCGCGGCGCTCGGTCGAAGGCGAGGACGTCGTGCGGATCGTCAACGCGCGCGAGCACAACCTGAAGGCGCTCGACGTCGACATTCCGCACGGCAAGTTCAACGTGGTGACTGGCGTGTCCGGCTCCGGCAAGTCGACGCTCGCATTCGACATCCTCTTTCACGAAGGCCAGCGCCGCTACCTCGAATCGCTGAACGCGTACGCGCGCTCGATCGTGCAGCCGGCGGGGCGACCGGAAGTCGATGCGGTGTACGGCATTCCGCCGACGGTGGCGATCGAGCAGCGGCTGTCGCGCGGCGGCCGCAAGAGCACGGTCGCGACGACGTCCGAAGTGTGGCACTTCCTGCGGCTGCTGTACGTGAAGCTCGGCCTTCAGCATTGCATCCATGACGGCACGCCGGTGACGTCGCAAACCGTCGAATCGATCGCCGCGCAATTGCTGCGCGATCACCGCGGCGAGCACGTCGGGCTGCTCGCGCCGCTCGTCGTCAACCGCAAGGGCGTGTACACGGATCTCGCGAAGTGGGCGAAGGCGCGCGGCAACACGCATCTGCGCGTCGACGGCGAATTCGTGACGGTGGTCCCGTGGCCGAAGCTCGACCGCTTCCGCGAGCATACGATCGAGCTGCCGGTGGCCGACCTCGTCGTGTCGCCGGACAACGAGGCCGAGCTGAGACAGCGTCTGAACGAGGCGCTCGAGCTCGGCAAGGGCGTGATGCATCTGCTCGCGCCGCTCGACGGCCTGCATCACGCGATGGCCAACCGTCTTTCCACCGCTCGCGTCGGCGCGGTCAAGGTGCTGTCGGTGAAGCGCGCGTGCCCGGTGTGCGGCACGAGCTACCCGGAGCTGGACCCGCGGATGTTCTCGTACAACAGCAAGCATGGCTGGTGCACGGCCTGCGTGGGCACCGGCCTCGCGCTCACGCGCGAGCAGCGCGCGGCGTACGACGACACGGTGCTTGCCGAAGACGGCCGCGGCCGCGAGCAGACGCTGCCCTCCGACGAGCAGGAACCGGAGGGCGTCGGCGACGCGCCGTGCCCGGATTGCGGCGGCACGCGTCTGAATCCGTCCGCGCGCGGGGTGACCTTCGACGGCCATTCGATCGTCGACGTCGCGCAATGGACCGTATCGGATACGCGCCGCTGGATCGACGGCCTGCGGCTCGCGGGGCGGGACGCGCAGATCGCGCGCGACATCGTCGGCGAAATCGGCAGCCGCCTCGCGTTTCTCGAGGAAGTCGGGCTCGGCTACCTGAGCCTCGATCGCGCGGCGCCGAGCCTGTCGGGCGGCGAAGCGCAACGCATCCGGCTTGCGGCGCAACTGGGCAGCAACCTGCAGGGTGTCTGCTACGTGCTCGACGAGCCGACGATCGGCCTGCATCCGCGCGATAACCAGATCCTGCTGAACGCGCTGCGCAAGCTCGGCGACAAGGGCAATACGCTCGTCGTCGTCGAGCACGACGAAGACACGATTCGCCGCGCCGATCACATCATCGACATCGGCCCGGGCGCCGGCAAGCGCGGCGGCACGCTGGTCGCGCAGGGCGGGGTGGCGGATCTGTCCGCGCAGTCCGAGTCGGTGACGGGGCGCCTGCTCGCCCAACCGATGACGCATCCGCTGCAGACGCGCCGCGGCGTGAATCCGCCTGGCAAGAAGAACGGGCCGGCGGTGCCGCAGACCTGGCTGACGGTGCACGGCGCAAGGCTGCATAACCTGCGCGACGTCACGGTCGGCATTCCGCTCGCGCGGCTCGTCGCGGTGACGGGCGTGAGCGGCTCGGGCAAATCGACGCTCGCGCGCGATGTGCTGATGACCAACCTGCTCGACGCGGTGGGCCGCTCGGTGCTGTCGTCGCCCGCGACGCGGCGCGCGCGCAAGGCCGCGCAGCAGGAAGCGCCGCAGGCGGGGAATCGCCGCACGAGCGTGCTGGCGCGCAGCGCGCCACGGCCGTCGCTGAACGTCACGCATGCGTGGCAGGGCTGCGAATCGATCAGCGGCTGGGAGCATATCGACCGCGTGCTCGAAGTCGATCAGACGCCGATCGGCAAGACGCCGCGCTCATGCCCGGCGACCTACATCGGCGTGTGGGACACGATCCGCAAGCTGTTCGCGGACACGCTGGAGGCCCGTGCGCGCGGCTACACGGCGTCGCGTTTCTCGTTCAACACCGGCGAAGGGCGTTGCCCTGCGTGCGAAGGGCAAGGCGTGCGCACGATCGGCATGAGCTTCCTGCCCGACGTGAAGGTGCCGTGCGACGTGTGCCACGGGCAACGCTTCAACCCGGAGACGCTCGCGGTGACGTGGCGCGGCCGGAACATCGGCGACGTGCTGACGATGGAGATCGACGAAGCGGTGGAGTTCTTCGCGCCGATCTCGAACATCGCGCACCCGCTGCAACTGATGAAGGACGTCGGCCTCGGCTATCTGACGCTCGGCCAGCCGTCGCCGACCTTGTCCGGCGGCGAGGCGCAGCGCATCAAGCTCGTCACCGAGCTCAGCAAGGTGCGCGACGACATCACGCGGCGCGGCCAGAAAGCGCCGCACACGCTATACGTGCTCGACGAACCGACCGTGGGCCTGCACATGGCGGATGTCGCGAAGCTGATCCGCGTGCTGCACCGGCTCGTGGACGCGGGGCACAGTGTCGTCGTGATCGAGCACGACCTCGACGTGATCGCTGAAGCGGACTGGATCATCGACCTCGGCCCGGAGGGCGGCGCGGGCGGCGGCGCGATCGTGGCGGCCGCGCATCCGGAAGGGCTCGCGCAGGTGAGCGCGAGCCATACGGGGCGCGCGCTCGAACCGGTGCTGGCGCGAACGGGCGCGGACCGGGGCGAGCCTGTGCGAAGCGGTGAGGCGGGAGTCGGTTGAGCAAGGCGCTTCTGATCGGGATGACGGTCGGTCCGCAAACGCACAGCCGATGGGGCCTGCGCGGCAGCGAAGATCTGGGCGGCGGCCTGTCGGCGATCTTCCGCCTCGAGAACGGCTTCGAACTCGGCGACGGGAAACTGCACGTGCAGAACACGCTGTTCAGCCGCCAAGCGTATGTCGGCCTGTCGAGCAACCGGTATGGCTCGCTGACCTTCGGCAACCAATACGCGCCGCTGTACGACACCCTGGGCGACATCTTCGATCCGATGACCGTCGGCGACTACTGGCAGGATAGCTGGATGTACAACGGCATCGGCAACTTCCTGACCGTGCGGAACTCGGTGAAGTACACGTTCTCGTATAACGGCCTCGGCATCGACGCGATCTACGGCTTCGGCAATCACGCCGGCGCAATGGGGCTCGACAGCACGTATGGCGTGGCACTGACTTATGCGCAAGGGCCCGCGTCGGTCGACGCGGGCTTCCAGCAGACCTCGGTATCGTCGTTGAACGGCAGTGCGGTGAACGGCGCGAGTTCTAAGCGCCGGATTGGACGGCCGCGCCGGCCGTCGCGAATCATCCGGCTTCCGGCCGCGTTTCCGGCGTCAGATGCCGGGTCGCCGCCCAGAAGACGAGTGCCGCCGCGCTGATGAGCGCGCCCGCGGTGCACACGCCCAGCCATCCGTATCGCGCGTAGACGAGCGTCGAGCCGATGGAGCCGCTCGCGCAGCCGATCGAATAGCAGATCATGTAGCCGGCGGTCAGGCGGCTGCGCGCGTCCGGCCGAACCCGGTAGATCAGGCTCTGATTTGCGACGTGTACGGATTGCAGCGCGAAGTCGATCGTCACCACGCCGACGACGAGTGCCCACAGTGAACGGTCGAGCAGCGCAACGGGAAGCCACGAAACGAGCATCAGCAGCAGCGCGTAGCCCGTCGTGCGCTGCGCGAAACCTCGATCCGCCAGTCGACCCGCGCGGGCGGCGCCCAATGCGCCGACGGCGCCCGCCAGTCCGAACAGGCCGACTTGCGTATGCGACAGCGAAAACGGCGGCGCGCTGAGCGGCAGCACCATCGGCGTCCAGAGCACCGTGATCGCCGAGAACACGAGCAGCGCGATCGTCGCGCGCACGCGCAGCACGGGCTCTTCGACGAACAGCGTGAACACCGAGCCGATCAGGCGCGGGTAGGGCACGTGCGAGCGGGCCTCGTGCCGGTCCGGCAGCGCGCGGTACAGCAACGCGGCGATCGCGAGCGTCGCGGCGGCCGACACGAAATAGACGGACCGCCAGCCGAACAGGTCGGACAGCGTGCCCGACACCGTTCGCGCGAGCAGGATGCCGATGATGATGCCGCTCGTCACCACGCCGACGATTTGCCCTTGCTCGCTCGGGCGCGCGAGAAACGCGGCGTACGCGACGAGCACCTGCGTGACGACGGCGAGCAGGCCGACGGCGGCCATGCCGATCAACAGGATGGCGCTCGTCGGCGCCACGCCGACCGCGACCAGCGCGAGGACCGACAGCAGCGACTGTCCGACGATCAGCCGCCTTCGATTGAGCAGATCGCCGAGCGGCACGATGAGCAGCAGGCCGAAACCGTAGCCGATCTGCGTGACGGTGACGACGAGGCCGATGGTCGCGGGGCTGATGCCGAACTCGTGCGCCATCGTGTCGAGCAGCGGCTGAGAGTAATAGACGTTGGCGACCGCGAGGCCGCAGGCGAGTGCGAACAGCAGCGCGACGGCGCGGGAGAGCGTGGGCGCGTCGAAGGTCGTCTGGCTCGCGGCGTAGCCGGCGTCGAACTCGCCGGGGGAAGCGCGTAGGGTATCGGTGTCGGGGGGCATCGGTGGCTCCGTTCGAAAAAGGGGGCGTGCAAGCGCGATGCGCGCGCGCATCGGCTTCATGCGGATACGGCGTTTTCCGCAAACCGCTTGATGTGCGCGGCGATTTCCGCGGATTGATCTTCGAGCGCGAAGTGGCCGGTTTCCAGCAGATGGAAGTCGAGCTGCTTCAGATGCCGACGATACGGATGGGCGCCGCTTTCCGGGAACACCACGTCGTGCTTGCCCCATACGATGAGCGTCGGCGGCTGATGGGCCTCGAAGTACGCATGCCATTCCGGATAGCGATCGAGATTGGTCCGGTAGTCGTACAGCAGCGCGAGCATGATCTCCTTGTTGCCCGGCCGCGCGAGCAGCGCGCGCTGCAGCACCCAGTTGTCCGGATTCACGCGCTCGACGTCGGCGACGCCGTGGGTGTAGTTCCATTCGAGCGCCTCGTCGGAGATCGCCGCGTTGCGGATCTTGTCGAAGTTCTCGGGCGAAGGATCGTTCCAGAGCGCGCGCGCGGGCGCCCAGAAATCGTCGTGCAGCCCTTCCTCATACGCATTCGCGTTCTGAATGACGAGAAACGTGACTTTGTCCGGATGCCGGCTTGCGAGACGGAAGCCCACGGGGCCGCCGAAATCCTGCAGATACAGCCCGTAGCGCTCGATGCCGAGCTGAGCCGTGAATGCGTCGATCACGTCGGCGAGGCGGTCGAACGTGTACGTGAACGCCCCGACGGACGGCGCGTCGCTGTATCCGAAGCCAGGATAGTCCGGGGCGATCAGATGAAAGCGGTCCTTCAACTGTTCGATGAGATCGCGGTACATGAACGAAGAGGCGGGGAAACCGTGCAGGAGCAGAAGCGTCGGATTCTTTCTGTCGCCTGCTTCGCGGTAGAAGATCTTGATGCCGTCGACGATCTGGGTGCGGTAGTACGTCACGAACTTCTCCTATGAACGAATGGCATGCCGGAAGACACGCATGGTTTTAAATTGAAACTACGTGCTTTGTAGCATGTATGGTTTTTATGTGCAACCATAAGGGCATGAGGGAATCTCGGCGTCGAAGCCTCGGAGTTGTCGAAGGCGGCGTGAGAAAGAGGGGGCGGCGAGTGACGCGGCGCGCCGAGGCGCGAGGCCGCCGCGTTTACGCCGACATGGCGGCGCTCAGTCTTCGAGATGCGCGGCTTCGGCCTTCACGCGGGCCGCGTCGTCGCCGAGCGCCTGGGCGACAGACGTGCCGTAGGCCGGATCGGCTCGATAGAGAAAGCTCAGGATCGTATAGCGATTGCGCTCGTTCGTGACCTGGCGCAAGTCGCCTGACAGATTCCTGACGAGATGGGCCTTGTCCGTATCGGACAGCGATCGATAGAAGTCGCCCGCCTGCTGGAAGTCCTGTCGCTTGCGGATCGGTTCTTGCTGCGTCGTTCCCGTCAGCGGCAATTGGCTGTAGCGATACTGCGGATCGGCATGCACGTCGCTGAAGTGACTCGGCTCGTAATTGACTTCTCCGCTGCGCGCGCCGTAATCGCCGGCGCCGTTCTGGTTGTAATTGACGACCGGCGCGATCGGCCGGTTGACCGGAAACTGCGAATGATTCGCGCCGAGCCGATAGAGTTGCGTGTCCGAATACGCGAAGATGCGCCCTTGCAGCAGCCGGTCCTCCGACGGCTCGATGCCGGGCACGAGGTTCGCGGGCGACAGCGCGACCTGTTCCGTCGCCTCGAAGAAATTGTCGGGAACGCGGTCCAGCGTGAGTGTGCCGATCTTCTGTTCGGGCACGTCGGGCCAGATCTTCGTCGCGTCGAGCGGATCGAAATAGAAGCGGTTCAGCTCGCTGGGCTGCAGCACCTGGATGTACAGATCCCATTGGGGGAACTCGCCCGCGGCAATCGCCCGGTACAGATCGTTGGTCAGATTGTTGAAATCCTTGCCCTGGATGTCGGCCGCTTGATCGATGTCGAGCGTCGCGACGCCTTGCAGGCTCTTCCAGCGAAACTTGACGTAAGCATAGCGTCCCTGCGCATCGACGAACTTGTATGCGTGCACGCTGTAGCCGTCCATTTTCCGGTAGCTCGCCGGAATGCCGAGATCCGTGTACAGGCGGGTCAGGATGTGCGTCACCTCGGGAACGTGCGACAGGAAGTCGAATATGCGTTCGGGATCCTGAACGTTGCGAACGGGCGACGGCTTGAAGCTGTGAACGATGTCCGGAAACTTGATCGCGTCGCGAATGAAGAACACCGGCAGATTCAGCCCCACCAGATCCCAGTTCCCCTCGTCCGTGTAGAACTTGGTCGCGAAACCGCGAGGATCGCGCAGCGTTTCGGGCGAGCCGGCCGGATGGATCACCGTGGAGAAGCGCACGAACGCCGGCGTGCGCTTGCCGGGAGCAAACACGGCGGCGCGCGTCAGGTGCGAGATGTCGGCCGTCGCGACGAAATGGCCGTGGACGCCGGTGCCGCGCGCATGCACGACGCGCTCCGGAATCCGTTCGCGATTGAAGCGCTGCAGCTTCTGAACGAGCTGCACGTCCTGCAGCGTATCGGGTCCGGTCGGTCCGGCCGTCTGCGAGTTTCGGTTGTCGCCGACTGGCGCGGCATTGTCGCGGGTCAGCACGGTTTGCCCGGCGCTCAGGGGTTCATTCGACATGTTCGATTCCTTTTGTAAGACGTGTGTGGTGGGGGGTACGGTTGCCCGGCCGAACGGTCACGACGGCCGTTCGGCCGCTCGGGGCGGGAAATGGTCAGTGCAGCGCGTTCAGCGCGTCGCGTAACGACGAAGCGATGCGTTCGATGTCGTCGTCGACGGTGCGCCAGTTCGTGAAGGCGACGCGCAAGCCCCACGTGCCGTCGTAGACGGTGCTCGTGACGAACACATCGCCGAGATCCCGTATTGCGCGCACGTACGCGTTCACGCGCGCCTCGTCGGGCCGCTCGGCCAGCGTGAAGCACACGACGTTGACGCGCGTTGGCGCGAGGAGCCGCAGGCCCGGCGTCTGCGCGAGCCGTTCGCCGAGCGCCTGAGCGAGCCGGATGTTGCGCGCGACGATTTCCGCATGCCCCGCGCGCCCGTAAGCGGCGAGCGCGAACCATGTCGCCAGCGCGCGCAGCCGGCGCGAGTTCTCCGGCGTCAGATGGACGAAGTCGGGGTTGTCGGTCGGCACGCCGAGATAAGCCGAGCTGTTCTGGAATATGCGTACCTGCAGGTCGCGGCGCCGGGTGAACTGGACGGCCGCGTCGTACGGCACGTTGAGCCACTTGTGCAGATCGATGCAGATCGAATCGGCGGCATCGAGCCCGTCGACGAGCGCGGCATACTCAGGCACGAGCGCGACGAATGCGCCGAACGCGGCGTCGACGTGCAGCCAGAACGGATAACGCGCCTTCAGCGCGTGGATTGCGCGCAGGTCGTCGAAATCGACGGTGTTGACCGTGCCCGCGCTGGCGACGACGATCGCCGGCTCGCCGTTCAGCGCGGCGAGCGCGGCTTCGAGCGCGGCGACGTCGACCGATTCGCGCCCGGGTTGCGTCGCGATCTTCCGTACCGCGCGGCGCCCGATGCCGAGCACCGACAGCGCCTTGTAGATGCTCGAATGGGGCACGGCCGACAGCACGCGCACGTCGCCGAGCGCGGCGAGCCCTTGTTCGGAGACGTTGACGCGCTTGCGCTCGCCGAGCCATTCGCGGCCCAGTGCGAGGCCGACGAGATTCGACATCGTTGCGCCCGTCACGAAAACGCCTTGCTGCGCGTCGCTCAACCCGAAGAGCTCGCGCAACTGGCCGACAGTCTCGCGCTCCAGATCCGGCGCGGCGCTGTCGATGCCGGCGGTCGGATTCTGGTCGTAGACGCTCGTGAGCCAATCGCCCGCGAGCGACGCGGGCGTTGCTCCGCCCGTGACGAAGCCGAGATAGCGCGGCCCCGGGCTGCCCGAGAAGCCGGGCACCCAGCGTTTCGCGAACTCCGCGAGCGCGCCGTCGAGCCCGATGCCGTCGTCGCGCAGCGGCTGCGGATTGGCGGGGGGCGGCGCGAGCGCGGCGGGACGCGTGTCGAGCGCGGCGAGCGCCGACGTCGCGTGGCGCAGCGTGCGTTCGAGATGTGAATCGATGTCGGCGAGATCGGAGGCGAGAGTTGGATGCATGATGAAGTCGAAGGTTGGAATGGCGTCGTCGTTGGTGACGGGACGAACCGGTTGCGCGTCGGAACGCTCAGTGCAGGCGGCGATCCATCACGTCGCGTGCGCCCGCGTAATACTCCTGCTCGATCTGGAAGCGGACCAGGCAGCCTTCGCAGAGATCGCGAATGACGCGCGGGCTCTTGCGGGCGAGTGGCAGCAGCACCCGCGAGACCAACTGCTTGCCGTGGTTCGCGTCGACGGGCACGTGCAGATCGTGGTAGTAGCGAAACTCTTTCGGCACGTTGTGGCGGTGCATGCCTTTCAGCATCCGCGTGAAGCGGTACGGGACCGTTTGCTCGAGCAGCGTCAGCGCGCCGAGCAGGCGCCCGACGTGCTGGCGGCGCAGCGCATACATCAGCAGCAGATTGCCGTTCTTGAGCGCCGCGACGGGGATGTCCCGGTCGAGATCGAGCGCGCCGAGCTGCGCCTTGAAGAACGGCGCGGCGCGCGTGAACACGCGCGTGTGCATCTCGTCGAGATCGCCGAGACCCATCTCGTCCCAGTAGTTCTCGGCGAGCGCGAGTTTCATGTCGCCGTCCATGCCGAGCTGCGAGAGCGCGATGATGTCGTCGAAGCGGCCGTCCACCTGCGCTTCGAGGCTGACGAACAGCGATAGCTGCGGCAGCGACGCCTGTTCGGCGAGAAAATCGAAGAACGGCGCGACCGCCTTGCGATGCGCGTTGCGCAGCTCGACGTACCATTCCTCGAACTGCTCCGCGTCGGCCGGCACGTCGCCGAGTTCGATTCGGGATGCTTCATAGTTGCTCCATGCCGTTTCGAGCCCCAGGATGCGGGCGTAGTCTTCCGGCAGCGGAACCGTTTCGGGCGCGCTCGGCGGCGCGAGCTCCCTCAGATAGAACGAATTGAGCGCCTGCTGGCCGGCGAGCGTGTTGCAATCGAGCGTGTCAGGGATGATCTGTTGTGTGGTCACGATGAATTCCTGATGGTTGAGATGGAGGCGGGCCTTCGCGATCCGGCTACGCGGCGCGCGCCAGTTGCTCGGCGTTGCGGGCGGCGGCGAAGAGCGCGTCGATCCAGTCCCGCGTGCCCTGCCAGTCCGGTTTGGCGACGATGCCAGCGAGCGGTGCCTCATGGGCCGAGTACGTGATCCGGCGAGGCAGCGGCGTGCCGGGCGCGAGCTCCGCCCAGCGAACGAGCGAAGGATCGTCGCGAAACGCGTCGATTCCGGCGATGCCGCGATGCGTGTCGGCCTCGCGCTTGTGACCCGGGAAGACGAACCACCCGTGCCAGTGCGGATGGGTTTGCGTCGGCGGCAGCGGGCGCGACGGCCGGCCGTCCAGCATCACACGCAGCTCCTCCGACGGCAGGTGGACGCCCGTTGCATGCTCGAATGTCGCGACGACGTCCGCGCCGCCGACGCGATTGCCGACTTCGAGGAAGACCGTCTCCGCGCGATTTTCGATCGCCTCCAGATGGAAGCTGCCTTGGCGGATGCCGACGGCGGCGAGCGTGGCGCGCACCCACGCGGCCGCGTCGTCCGACACCGGGAAGTGGTATGAGCCGAGCGGCTCGCCCTGCGCGAAGCCGAGGCAGGTGCCGATGTAGCGGCTCGCGGTCAGCGTCAGCACGTCGCCGTTCGCGACGAGGCCGTCGAAGTGCACGATCGCGCCTTCGACGAATTCTTCGAGCTCGTAGGCGTCGATCGCCTGGACTTCGCCGTCGAGCCGCGCGACGCCCGAGCGGCGGTCCGCGATCGCCTGGGCGATATCGGCGGGCGAATCGAAGATGACGACGTCCTCGCTCGACGCGCCGCTGATCGGCTTGAGCACGGTGCGGCCGCGCCACGGCAACGCGGCGGGCGCGCGCAGGAGCTCGGCGACCGAAGCGAAGCGCGGCACGCGCAGGCCGGCGCGCCGTACCGCCTCCTTCATTTCGACCTTGTCTCGCACGAGCGTGACGTCGCCGACGGTCGCGCCCGGCACGCCGAGCCATTCGCGCAGGCGCGCCGCATCGAGCAGGTCGTATTCGGACATCGCGATGATCCGGTCGAAGCGACGGTCTTCGCGCTGCAGCCACGCGCGCGCTTCGTCGAACGTGCCGGCGTGGCCGGGGCGCTCCACGACTTCGTGGCGCAGGCCGGGCGGCAGCGTGTCGAGCAGCGCGCGCGTGCCGAAGTACGTGACGAAGTGGGCGTCATGATCGATGCCGCGCGCATATTCGATGCGCGGATAGGGCACGCGATGCAGGATGAGCAGATTCATGGTTCGGGCTCCGTTCAGGCCGCGAGAGCGGCGCCGCGCCGCGCTGCCGCTTCGCCGGCGCCGATCGGCGCCCGCGCGAGTTTCGCGAGCCACGCATCGCGCACGGCGGCGACGAGCGCGCGCATGTCGGCCGCATCGTCGTCGGTCGCGAAGCATGCCTGCGCGACGAAGTCCGCGTTGTCGCGCGGCACGGCCGGGATGGCGCGCGACCGTTCGGAAAGCCAATCGAACGCCAGCCGCCGCAGCGCTCCCGTGTTGGTTTTGCGCGCCGCGCTGTCGAGCGCCTGCTCGAACCATGCGATGCCGGTTTCGATGTCGGGCGGCGTGAAGACGCGGTCGGCCGGCGCGCCGAGCATCACGGTCGCCGCTTGCCGGCCGGACGTCGCCAGGCTCGGCTCGCGCGGCACGCCGAACGCGGCGTCGACCCAAA from the Burkholderia humptydooensis genome contains:
- a CDS encoding MFS transporter, producing MPPDTDTLRASPGEFDAGYAASQTTFDAPTLSRAVALLFALACGLAVANVYYSQPLLDTMAHEFGISPATIGLVVTVTQIGYGFGLLLIVPLGDLLNRRRLIVGQSLLSVLALVAVGVAPTSAILLIGMAAVGLLAVVTQVLVAYAAFLARPSEQGQIVGVVTSGIIIGILLARTVSGTLSDLFGWRSVYFVSAAATLAIAALLYRALPDRHEARSHVPYPRLIGSVFTLFVEEPVLRVRATIALLVFSAITVLWTPMVLPLSAPPFSLSHTQVGLFGLAGAVGALGAARAGRLADRGFAQRTTGYALLLMLVSWLPVALLDRSLWALVVGVVTIDFALQSVHVANQSLIYRVRPDARSRLTAGYMICYSIGCASGSIGSTLVYARYGWLGVCTAGALISAAALVFWAATRHLTPETRPEAG
- a CDS encoding alpha/beta fold hydrolase, which produces MTYYRTQIVDGIKIFYREAGDRKNPTLLLLHGFPASSFMYRDLIEQLKDRFHLIAPDYPGFGYSDAPSVGAFTYTFDRLADVIDAFTAQLGIERYGLYLQDFGGPVGFRLASRHPDKVTFLVIQNANAYEEGLHDDFWAPARALWNDPSPENFDKIRNAAISDEALEWNYTHGVADVERVNPDNWVLQRALLARPGNKEIMLALLYDYRTNLDRYPEWHAYFEAHQPPTLIVWGKHDVVFPESGAHPYRRHLKQLDFHLLETGHFALEDQSAEIAAHIKRFAENAVSA
- a CDS encoding catalase; translated protein: MSNEPLSAGQTVLTRDNAAPVGDNRNSQTAGPTGPDTLQDVQLVQKLQRFNRERIPERVVHARGTGVHGHFVATADISHLTRAAVFAPGKRTPAFVRFSTVIHPAGSPETLRDPRGFATKFYTDEGNWDLVGLNLPVFFIRDAIKFPDIVHSFKPSPVRNVQDPERIFDFLSHVPEVTHILTRLYTDLGIPASYRKMDGYSVHAYKFVDAQGRYAYVKFRWKSLQGVATLDIDQAADIQGKDFNNLTNDLYRAIAAGEFPQWDLYIQVLQPSELNRFYFDPLDATKIWPDVPEQKIGTLTLDRVPDNFFEATEQVALSPANLVPGIEPSEDRLLQGRIFAYSDTQLYRLGANHSQFPVNRPIAPVVNYNQNGAGDYGARSGEVNYEPSHFSDVHADPQYRYSQLPLTGTTQQEPIRKRQDFQQAGDFYRSLSDTDKAHLVRNLSGDLRQVTNERNRYTILSFLYRADPAYGTSVAQALGDDAARVKAEAAHLED
- a CDS encoding pyridoxal phosphate-dependent decarboxylase family protein, encoding MHPTLASDLADIDSHLERTLRHATSALAALDTRPAALAPPPANPQPLRDDGIGLDGALAEFAKRWVPGFSGSPGPRYLGFVTGGATPASLAGDWLTSVYDQNPTAGIDSAAPDLERETVGQLRELFGLSDAQQGVFVTGATMSNLVGLALGREWLGERKRVNVSEQGLAALGDVRVLSAVPHSSIYKALSVLGIGRRAVRKIATQPGRESVDVAALEAALAALNGEPAIVVASAGTVNTVDFDDLRAIHALKARYPFWLHVDAAFGAFVALVPEYAALVDGLDAADSICIDLHKWLNVPYDAAVQFTRRRDLQVRIFQNSSAYLGVPTDNPDFVHLTPENSRRLRALATWFALAAYGRAGHAEIVARNIRLAQALGERLAQTPGLRLLAPTRVNVVCFTLAERPDEARVNAYVRAIRDLGDVFVTSTVYDGTWGLRVAFTNWRTVDDDIERIASSLRDALNALH
- a CDS encoding iron-containing redox enzyme family protein yields the protein MTTQQIIPDTLDCNTLAGQQALNSFYLRELAPPSAPETVPLPEDYARILGLETAWSNYEASRIELGDVPADAEQFEEWYVELRNAHRKAVAPFFDFLAEQASLPQLSLFVSLEAQVDGRFDDIIALSQLGMDGDMKLALAENYWDEMGLGDLDEMHTRVFTRAAPFFKAQLGALDLDRDIPVAALKNGNLLLMYALRRQHVGRLLGALTLLEQTVPYRFTRMLKGMHRHNVPKEFRYYHDLHVPVDANHGKQLVSRVLLPLARKSPRVIRDLCEGCLVRFQIEQEYYAGARDVMDRRLH